One region of Turicibacter bilis genomic DNA includes:
- the trxB gene encoding thioredoxin-disulfide reductase: protein MEKIYDLAIIGAGPAGMTAAIYAARASLSVVMIERGAPGGQMVNTFEIENYTGFEKISGPDLSMKMFEHAQAAGAEYAYGNVENVTVAEDGTKIIDCGDHTVRAKTIIVATGTKHRLLNVPGESELSGRGISWCAVCDGAFFRGKKVVVIGGGDSAVEEAIYLAGLVEKVTVIHRRDELRAQKILQERAFADDKIEFVWDSVVESFEETNGKLGAVKVKNVKTDEVSDIEAEGAFIYIGLDPITDMIKELEVTDEAGYITVDHAMMTPVPGVFAAGDVISKELRQVVTAVNDGAIAAQSAFKYIETNLR, encoded by the coding sequence ATGGAAAAGATTTATGATTTAGCGATTATCGGCGCTGGTCCTGCAGGAATGACAGCAGCTATTTATGCAGCTCGTGCTAGTTTATCTGTTGTGATGATTGAACGTGGAGCACCAGGTGGCCAAATGGTGAATACATTTGAGATTGAAAACTATACAGGATTTGAAAAAATTTCGGGTCCAGATTTATCGATGAAAATGTTTGAACATGCTCAAGCGGCAGGGGCAGAATATGCATATGGAAATGTAGAAAATGTTACAGTTGCTGAGGACGGAACAAAAATTATTGATTGTGGTGACCATACAGTTCGTGCGAAAACAATTATCGTTGCAACAGGAACAAAACATCGCTTATTAAATGTCCCAGGTGAAAGTGAGTTATCTGGACGTGGAATTTCTTGGTGTGCTGTCTGTGATGGAGCATTCTTCCGTGGGAAAAAAGTTGTTGTGATTGGTGGGGGAGATTCGGCTGTTGAAGAAGCTATTTATTTAGCTGGATTAGTAGAGAAGGTAACAGTTATCCACCGTCGTGATGAATTACGTGCTCAAAAAATCTTACAAGAGCGTGCTTTTGCTGATGATAAGATTGAATTTGTTTGGGATTCAGTTGTTGAGTCATTTGAAGAAACGAATGGGAAATTAGGAGCAGTAAAAGTTAAGAATGTTAAAACAGATGAAGTTTCTGATATTGAAGCAGAGGGTGCCTTCATTTATATTGGATTAGATCCAATTACAGATATGATTAAAGAATTAGAAGTAACAGATGAGGCTGGATATATCACAGTTGATCATGCAATGATGACGCCTGTTCCTGGAGTATTTGCAGCGGGAGATGTTATTAGTAAAGAACTTCGCCAAGTAGTAACTGCTGTTAATGACGGTGCAATTGCAGCTCAGTCTGCTTTCAAATATATTGAAACAAATCTTCGATAG
- a CDS encoding putative manganese transporter, whose amino-acid sequence MEFVLDAFIDALKIWPLLVIVYVVFEFMGNQRTTYLKNHRLGPVLGAIGGCIPQCGASVAASSLYAAGSITLGTLLSVFISTSDEAIPLMLTYRDQGAFIILLLVVKIIYAILIGSFVDKVFDVKPKRNTYSLLKCSKACDCHESNIVMSAIRRSLKVVVFLFIMTCLMNVVIWVIGENVLEQWLLRAYKWQPFISAAIGLVPNCVSSILITQLYLEGMISFGAVVAGLCTGAGAGLLVLFKENRPISENLKIVCVLYVLSVVIGVILNCLVILS is encoded by the coding sequence GTGGAATTTGTATTGGATGCATTCATCGATGCGCTAAAAATATGGCCGTTATTGGTTATAGTTTATGTTGTTTTTGAATTTATGGGAAATCAACGAACAACGTATTTAAAAAATCATCGTCTTGGTCCGGTACTTGGAGCTATTGGTGGATGTATTCCTCAATGTGGGGCTTCAGTAGCCGCTTCAAGTTTATATGCAGCTGGGAGCATTACGCTTGGAACGTTATTATCCGTTTTTATTTCAACTTCTGATGAGGCCATTCCGCTAATGTTAACGTATCGGGATCAAGGGGCGTTTATTATTTTATTGTTAGTGGTAAAGATTATTTATGCTATTTTGATTGGTAGCTTTGTGGATAAAGTTTTTGATGTCAAACCGAAGAGAAATACGTATAGCTTATTAAAGTGTTCAAAGGCATGTGATTGTCATGAATCTAATATAGTTATGAGTGCGATCCGTCGTTCATTAAAAGTAGTTGTCTTTTTATTTATTATGACTTGTTTGATGAATGTAGTTATTTGGGTTATTGGAGAGAATGTGCTTGAGCAGTGGTTGTTGAGAGCATATAAATGGCAACCTTTTATTTCAGCAGCTATTGGTTTAGTTCCTAATTGTGTTTCATCTATCTTGATTACGCAGCTTTACCTTGAAGGGATGATTAGTTTTGGAGCAGTTGTCGCGGGACTCTGTACAGGGGCAGGAGCAGGTTTATTAGTTTTATTTAAGGAAAATAGACCGATCTCGGAAAATTTAAAGATTGTTTGCGTGTTATACGTATTGAGTGTGGTTATTGGAGTGATATTAAATTGTTTAGTGATATTGAGTTAA
- a CDS encoding NUDIX domain-containing protein, with protein MRVANSLLLKDDKILLLFKQSRQKWFLPGGKAEFSENVLQTGCREFFEETGLKLQNVELGAVTTVVVEEESNQKEWMLYTIKGTDATGVLNKVNREGTLEWHDIDKIDELPMFEGDRFIIKHLISHNGPMVSTQFYTPSYDLIKIISSYDVTVEAAI; from the coding sequence ATGCGTGTAGCAAATAGTTTATTATTGAAAGATGATAAGATACTTCTTTTATTTAAACAAAGTCGACAAAAGTGGTTTTTACCAGGTGGAAAAGCTGAGTTTAGTGAAAATGTGCTTCAGACAGGTTGCCGTGAATTTTTTGAAGAGACAGGATTAAAGTTACAGAATGTGGAGCTAGGGGCTGTGACAACAGTTGTTGTTGAAGAAGAATCTAATCAAAAAGAATGGATGTTGTATACGATTAAAGGAACAGATGCAACTGGCGTGTTGAATAAGGTAAATCGTGAGGGAACGTTAGAGTGGCACGATATTGATAAAATTGATGAGTTACCGATGTTTGAAGGTGATCGTTTCATTATTAAGCATTTAATTAGTCATAATGGGCCGATGGTATCAACACAATTTTACACACCTTCGTATGATTTAATTAAAATTATATCAAGTTATGATGTTACGGTAGAAGCAGCGATTTAA
- a CDS encoding gluconeogenesis factor YvcK family protein, which produces MAEYDLKVAVIGGGTGLSTILRGLKRYPIDITAIVTVADDGGSSGSLRTDFDVPPPGDIRNVLVALSEVEPLVQELFQYRFTGETDLAGHPTGNLLIAAMTNITGDFASAIQKLSEVLKVRGRVLPVCNTPLCLCAEYDDGTIIQGESLIPTIEKKIKRVYYTKEDARALDEAVEAIMEADLVLLGPGSLYTSIIPNLLLVEISEALVKTSAECVYCCNIMTQPGETTGYSASDHVLALHEHAGHAFIDKIIVNDEEIDDETYERYCDQHSDVVLIDEKKLHKMNIEVIKSRLVSYNNVGEVRHNTKKVAATIFSLLLDIEEKREG; this is translated from the coding sequence ATGGCAGAATATGATTTAAAAGTAGCGGTCATTGGTGGAGGAACCGGTTTATCAACTATTTTAAGAGGATTAAAAAGATACCCTATCGATATAACCGCAATTGTAACAGTAGCGGATGATGGAGGAAGTTCGGGTAGTTTAAGAACTGATTTTGATGTTCCCCCCCCAGGAGATATTCGAAATGTTTTAGTTGCTTTATCTGAAGTTGAACCGCTTGTACAAGAGTTATTTCAGTATCGTTTTACGGGAGAGACAGATTTAGCAGGGCATCCAACTGGAAACCTATTAATTGCAGCGATGACGAATATTACAGGAGATTTTGCTTCGGCTATTCAAAAATTAAGTGAGGTTTTAAAAGTTAGAGGGCGTGTGTTACCAGTATGTAACACTCCATTGTGCTTGTGTGCCGAGTATGATGATGGTACAATCATTCAAGGCGAATCGCTCATTCCTACAATCGAAAAAAAAATTAAACGCGTTTATTATACAAAAGAAGATGCAAGAGCTCTTGATGAGGCTGTGGAGGCTATTATGGAAGCCGATTTAGTCTTATTAGGACCAGGAAGTTTATATACGAGTATTATTCCAAACTTGTTACTAGTTGAAATTTCGGAAGCACTTGTAAAAACATCCGCAGAATGCGTGTATTGTTGTAATATCATGACTCAGCCTGGAGAAACGACAGGATATAGTGCATCTGATCATGTGCTTGCACTTCATGAGCATGCAGGACATGCATTTATTGATAAAATCATTGTGAATGATGAAGAAATTGATGATGAAACTTATGAGCGTTATTGTGATCAACATTCTGATGTCGTTTTAATAGATGAAAAAAAATTACATAAAATGAATATTGAAGTTATTAAAAGTCGTTTAGTTTCTTACAATAATGTAGGTGAAGTTCGTCATAATACGAAAAAAGTAGCAGCGACTATCTTTTCGTTATTATTAGATATAGAGGAAAAAAGGGAGGGGTGA
- the whiA gene encoding DNA-binding protein WhiA: MSFASETKKELVQIQSDDCCAKAELSALIRMNGVISLSNKGLVLDFATENAAIARRTLQLIKQLFDTEVDLLSRKKMQLKKNNVYIIRIKKNARDIATELGIMSDTGFVLGIAKNLIEYDCCKRAYMRGAFLAGGSVNNPETSSYHFEIFTLDEEHAEDLKDLLNVFDLNARVLQRKKGYITYIKEAEKISDFLRAIEAYNAVLNFEDVRIFRDIRNSENRLNNCEIANETKTIAAAQRQIDNIELIDLVYGINSLPERLQYVANLRLEFPEENLSYLSEIATERGMKLTKSGINHRMRKLSEMAEEIRENQQKRSEEN, encoded by the coding sequence ATGTCATTCGCTTCTGAAACGAAAAAAGAATTAGTTCAAATCCAGTCAGACGATTGTTGTGCGAAAGCAGAATTATCAGCCCTTATTCGAATGAATGGAGTTATTTCATTATCAAATAAAGGTTTAGTTCTTGATTTCGCAACAGAAAATGCAGCTATTGCACGTCGAACGTTACAATTAATTAAGCAATTATTTGATACTGAGGTTGACTTATTATCGAGAAAGAAGATGCAACTTAAGAAGAATAATGTTTATATTATTCGCATTAAGAAAAATGCTCGTGACATTGCAACTGAATTAGGAATTATGTCTGATACGGGATTTGTTTTAGGCATTGCTAAAAATTTAATTGAGTATGATTGTTGTAAGCGAGCGTATATGCGTGGAGCTTTTTTAGCAGGTGGTTCTGTTAATAATCCTGAAACGTCTTCATACCATTTTGAAATTTTTACACTAGATGAAGAGCATGCAGAGGATTTGAAAGACTTGTTAAATGTGTTTGATTTGAATGCGCGTGTGTTGCAACGTAAAAAAGGATACATCACTTATATTAAAGAAGCAGAAAAAATTAGTGATTTCTTACGTGCAATTGAAGCGTATAATGCAGTGTTAAACTTTGAAGATGTTCGAATTTTTAGAGATATTCGTAATTCAGAGAATCGTCTCAATAATTGTGAAATTGCGAATGAAACTAAAACCATTGCAGCTGCTCAGCGTCAAATTGATAATATTGAACTAATTGACCTTGTTTATGGAATAAATTCGTTACCAGAACGTTTGCAGTATGTCGCCAATTTGCGATTAGAGTTTCCTGAGGAAAACTTAAGTTATTTGAGTGAAATTGCTACGGAACGCGGGATGAAGTTGACTAAGTCAGGGATCAATCACCGTATGCGTAAATTATCAGAAATGGCTGAGGAAATTCGTGAAAATCAACAAAAACGTTCAGAAGAAAATTAA
- the rapZ gene encoding RNase adapter RapZ — MKKINLLIVTGMSGAGKSVVLNSLEDVGYHCIDNFPPKLLPKLTDLIMGTSEHDVNLAVVIDLRSLDFDSIDEMLYFLQDSHFVNVHVLYLDADDATLVKRYKETRRTHPLSRDTNLLDGIHTERELLKPILDISDFKIDTTGVAAKDLKQQIITKYGNIDNDYFSVTFMSFGFKHGTPIDTDIMFDVRFLPNPFYIESMRPQTGLDESVYEYVMSFEETTTFLAKLIDLLQFLIPKYKAEGKSQVIIGIGCTGGQHRSVAIAEYLSHAFENDYKTNATHRDIHRAHKK; from the coding sequence ATGAAAAAGATTAATTTATTAATTGTAACTGGAATGAGTGGCGCTGGAAAAAGTGTTGTATTAAATAGTCTAGAAGATGTTGGATATCATTGTATTGATAATTTTCCACCTAAATTGTTACCTAAGTTAACTGATTTGATTATGGGAACAAGTGAGCATGACGTTAATTTAGCTGTGGTTATTGATTTAAGATCATTAGATTTTGATTCCATTGATGAGATGTTATACTTTTTACAAGATAGTCATTTTGTTAATGTTCATGTTTTATATTTAGATGCTGATGATGCAACTTTAGTCAAGCGTTATAAAGAAACAAGACGCACACACCCATTATCACGTGATACAAATTTATTAGATGGTATTCATACTGAACGAGAATTATTAAAGCCGATCTTAGATATTTCAGATTTCAAGATTGATACAACAGGAGTAGCAGCTAAAGATTTAAAACAACAAATTATTACAAAGTATGGAAATATTGATAATGATTATTTCAGTGTGACTTTCATGTCATTTGGATTTAAACACGGAACACCAATTGACACGGATATTATGTTCGATGTTCGATTCTTACCGAATCCATTTTATATTGAATCAATGCGTCCACAAACAGGGTTAGATGAAAGTGTTTATGAATATGTTATGAGCTTTGAGGAAACAACGACGTTTTTAGCCAAGCTAATTGATTTGTTACAATTTTTAATTCCTAAGTATAAAGCTGAAGGGAAGTCGCAAGTGATTATTGGAATAGGATGTACAGGAGGACAACATCGTTCGGTAGCAATTGCGGAATATTTATCACATGCATTTGAAAATGATTATAAAACAAATGCAACACACCGCGATATTCACCGTGCGCATAAAAAGTAG